From the Streptomyces camelliae genome, one window contains:
- a CDS encoding FAD-dependent monooxygenase yields MVSPDWLSVSARWTMRSSHQYDRTARRNVRRSPPQPVRSVGRGRGDASPTSAARRPLDGRCPCLDGVLGRCLASDTMTASRQSGQSGQSLPDQVQVLIVGAGPAGMVAGITLAGYGIDVLLVEKRAEPSALSRAMLISTRTMELMRRWGLEAAVRARAGDVDAYTYVTESLAAGTGSEIPMAIPTQAEAALVSPTRPAWAPQDDTESVLLAHLRTMPTAAVRMGCELTGLRQDDDGVRATLLDPRTGSTHPLEARYVIGADGPYSTVREQLGIAMEGLDHLGAYEAVQFRASINPDVGDRKPAVYMITRPDAAGFLSRRGHGDRWAFARGRTPDQAGLADLEEAELAKLLARAAGVDTLRPRIERFSSFALAAMLAERYREGSGFLVGDAAHRMTPRGGTGMNTAIQDAFDLGWKLAWVLRGWAPADLLDSYETERRPVGKHNVDFSAAPPTEPATSAETLPWDLNGRLAHHWLPAPDGAPAPTDPVSTIDLVGEGLTLLAGPQGQPWTEAGALATGPIPLAVHLLDEGTADALGLRPGAAMLLRPDCREIRQWSHYDEADPPRVGHLAPAAHSLPTV; encoded by the coding sequence ATGGTGTCTCCTGACTGGTTGAGTGTGTCAGCTCGCTGGACGATGCGTTCGTCTCATCAGTACGACAGGACAGCCCGCCGGAATGTGAGGCGAAGCCCTCCACAACCTGTCCGCAGTGTTGGTCGAGGCCGTGGAGACGCCTCTCCAACGAGCGCCGCTCGACGGCCACTTGACGGCCGCTGCCCTTGCCTTGACGGCGTACTCGGGCGGTGCCTAGCGTCAGACACCATGACAGCATCACGACAATCGGGGCAATCAGGGCAATCGCTGCCGGACCAGGTCCAGGTGCTGATCGTGGGCGCCGGTCCGGCCGGCATGGTGGCCGGCATCACCCTGGCCGGCTACGGGATCGATGTCCTGCTCGTCGAGAAGCGGGCCGAGCCGTCGGCCCTGTCGCGCGCCATGCTGATCAGTACCCGGACCATGGAACTGATGCGCCGATGGGGTCTGGAGGCAGCCGTACGCGCCAGGGCGGGCGACGTCGATGCGTACACGTACGTCACGGAGTCGCTGGCCGCCGGCACGGGCAGTGAGATCCCGATGGCCATCCCGACACAGGCCGAGGCGGCTCTGGTCAGCCCGACCCGGCCGGCCTGGGCGCCGCAGGACGACACGGAGTCGGTCCTGCTCGCCCATCTGCGCACGATGCCGACCGCGGCGGTGCGGATGGGATGCGAGCTGACCGGGCTCCGCCAGGATGACGACGGCGTCCGGGCCACCCTGCTGGACCCGCGGACCGGGAGCACCCACCCGCTCGAAGCGCGTTACGTGATCGGCGCGGACGGCCCGTACAGCACGGTGCGCGAGCAGCTCGGCATCGCCATGGAAGGCCTGGATCACCTGGGCGCCTACGAGGCGGTCCAGTTCCGGGCATCGATCAATCCCGATGTCGGGGACCGGAAACCCGCCGTCTACATGATCACCCGGCCGGACGCCGCCGGCTTCCTCAGCCGCCGGGGCCACGGGGACCGGTGGGCCTTCGCGCGGGGACGCACGCCGGACCAGGCCGGGCTGGCCGACCTCGAAGAAGCCGAGCTGGCAAAGCTGCTGGCCCGCGCCGCGGGCGTCGATACGCTCCGGCCGCGGATCGAGCGGTTCAGCAGCTTCGCGCTCGCCGCCATGCTCGCGGAGCGGTATCGGGAGGGCAGCGGCTTCCTGGTCGGCGACGCGGCCCACCGGATGACGCCACGGGGCGGCACCGGCATGAACACCGCGATCCAGGACGCCTTCGACCTCGGCTGGAAGCTCGCCTGGGTGTTGCGGGGATGGGCACCGGCCGACCTGCTCGACTCGTACGAGACCGAGCGCCGCCCGGTCGGCAAGCACAACGTGGACTTCTCCGCCGCACCGCCCACCGAGCCCGCCACCAGCGCCGAGACCCTGCCGTGGGACCTCAACGGGCGGCTGGCGCACCACTGGCTTCCGGCCCCGGACGGCGCCCCGGCGCCGACCGACCCGGTGAGCACCATCGACCTGGTCGGCGAGGGTCTCACCCTGCTCGCCGGGCCGCAGGGACAGCCCTGGACCGAGGCCGGGGCCCTCGCCACCGGGCCGATTCCGCTCGCCGTCCACCTGCTCGACGAGGGCACCGCCGACGCCCTCGGGCTGCGGCCCGGCGCGGCGATGCTCCTGCGCCCCGACTGCCGGGAGATCCGGCAGTGGTCGCACTACGACGAGGCCGACCCGCCGCGGGTCGGACACCTGGCCCCGGCCGCGCACTCGCTCCCCACTGTCTGA
- a CDS encoding LUD domain-containing protein, producing MNTPALQTQFTEPAPAERLEQVAAALREKNFDVEILDDAAAARARIKDLIPEGATVFTGASETLRLSGIDEDINGSGRYDSVKARSTTMDRATQIKEIWQLLACPDVIVGSAAAVTETGSVVFASASGSQLAGYSGAAQRVIWVVGAQKIVPDLSTALRRIEEHCVPLEDERCKQAYGVPSSLNRLLVLNAEPAPGRVTLLLLREAIGF from the coding sequence ATGAACACCCCGGCTCTGCAGACGCAGTTCACCGAACCGGCGCCCGCCGAGCGCCTGGAGCAGGTGGCCGCCGCGCTGAGGGAGAAGAACTTCGACGTCGAGATCCTCGATGACGCCGCCGCCGCGCGGGCCCGCATCAAGGACCTGATCCCCGAGGGCGCCACCGTGTTCACCGGGGCCAGCGAGACCCTCCGCCTGTCCGGCATCGACGAGGACATCAACGGCAGCGGACGCTACGACTCCGTCAAGGCACGCAGCACCACCATGGACCGTGCCACCCAGATCAAGGAGATCTGGCAGCTGCTCGCCTGCCCCGACGTCATCGTGGGCAGCGCCGCCGCGGTCACGGAGACCGGCTCCGTGGTGTTCGCCTCGGCCAGTGGCAGCCAGCTGGCCGGTTACTCGGGCGCCGCGCAGCGCGTGATCTGGGTCGTCGGAGCGCAGAAGATCGTGCCCGACCTGAGCACCGCGCTGCGTCGCATCGAAGAACACTGCGTCCCGCTGGAGGACGAGCGCTGCAAGCAGGCTTACGGAGTGCCCAGCTCCCTCAACCGCCTGCTCGTCCTCAACGCCGAGCCCGCCCCCGGGCGCGTCACCCTCCTGCTGCTCCGCGAAGCCATCGGATTCTGA
- a CDS encoding glucose 1-dehydrogenase: protein MSGLQDKVVIVTGGSGGLGAATAACMARGGARVVVTGRDSKEGEKAAADIGGVFLRHDVTSEDDWRAVVEATVDRYGRLDGLVNNAGTDSWSLIENESLEQFERVLKVNLTGVFLGLKAVIAPMKAAGGGSIVNIGSATALTGHPMTSGYGASKWGLRGLTKTAAVELGRYRIRVNSVHPGLVHTPMTEAHGARLGEGNFPLAPLGRVGVPEEIGEAVSFLVSDAAAYMTGADIAVDGGWTAGEAALMQHADAPGTPAD from the coding sequence ATGTCTGGTCTGCAGGACAAGGTAGTGATCGTGACGGGCGGCTCCGGCGGGCTGGGCGCGGCGACGGCGGCCTGCATGGCCCGGGGCGGGGCCAGGGTGGTGGTCACCGGCCGGGACAGCAAGGAAGGCGAGAAGGCCGCCGCCGACATCGGGGGTGTGTTCCTCCGCCACGACGTGACCAGCGAGGACGACTGGCGTGCCGTGGTGGAAGCGACGGTCGACCGCTACGGCCGGCTGGACGGCCTGGTCAACAACGCCGGCACGGACTCCTGGTCACTGATCGAGAACGAGTCCCTGGAGCAGTTCGAACGAGTCCTGAAGGTCAACCTGACCGGGGTGTTCCTCGGGCTGAAGGCGGTCATCGCGCCGATGAAGGCGGCCGGCGGTGGCTCGATCGTCAACATCGGCTCCGCCACGGCGCTGACGGGGCACCCCATGACCTCGGGGTACGGGGCGTCCAAGTGGGGTCTGCGTGGCCTCACCAAGACGGCTGCGGTGGAACTGGGCCGCTACCGGATCCGGGTGAACTCCGTCCACCCCGGCCTGGTCCACACCCCGATGACCGAGGCCCATGGTGCGCGGCTCGGGGAGGGCAACTTCCCGCTGGCCCCACTGGGCCGGGTCGGCGTGCCGGAGGAGATAGGCGAGGCGGTGTCCTTCCTGGTCTCCGATGCGGCCGCGTACATGACGGGCGCGGACATCGCCGTGGACGGTGGCTGGACGGCCGGGGAGGCCGCCCTGATGCAGCATGCCGACGCCCCCGGCACCCCGGCGGACTGA
- a CDS encoding sigma factor-like helix-turn-helix DNA-binding protein: MSRSEEFDAVRPLLFSLAHRILGSAGDAQDAIEETRLRYESAPAVPAPATAFLSAEVVRVSWETLRAARSRQDEYAGPWFAGPPPADPFQDPDRPPEPAESLSTAAVLLLERLSPLERAVFVLREILGCDIARTASAVGCSEAACHQLAASVTARSDAGGEALPWPGYVAGADHSARLLAAIVPALLRVGVTMRPADVAAGPGAAFHDHHGTFLGALALDVLDGRIQAVRRVPEAAGEAA; the protein is encoded by the coding sequence GTGAGCCGGAGCGAAGAGTTCGACGCGGTACGGCCGCTGCTGTTCTCGCTCGCCCACCGCATCCTGGGCAGCGCCGGCGACGCCCAGGACGCCATCGAGGAGACCCGGCTGCGCTACGAGAGCGCCCCCGCCGTGCCCGCCCCGGCCACGGCATTCCTGTCCGCCGAGGTCGTCCGAGTCTCCTGGGAGACCCTGCGCGCGGCCCGGTCACGGCAGGACGAGTACGCCGGTCCCTGGTTCGCCGGGCCGCCGCCGGCCGACCCTTTCCAGGACCCCGACCGGCCGCCCGAGCCGGCCGAGTCGCTGTCGACGGCGGCCGTACTGCTGCTGGAGCGGCTGTCGCCGCTGGAGCGGGCGGTGTTCGTGCTGCGGGAGATCCTCGGCTGCGACATCGCGCGGACCGCGTCGGCCGTGGGCTGCTCGGAGGCCGCCTGCCACCAGCTCGCCGCCTCCGTGACGGCACGCAGCGACGCCGGCGGCGAGGCTCTGCCCTGGCCCGGATACGTCGCCGGCGCGGACCACTCGGCCCGGTTGCTCGCGGCGATCGTCCCCGCGCTGCTCCGCGTCGGCGTCACCATGCGGCCGGCCGACGTGGCCGCCGGCCCCGGCGCAGCCTTCCACGACCACCACGGCACCTTCCTGGGCGCCCTGGCGCTGGACGTCCTCGACGGCCGCATCCAGGCCGTCCGCCGCGTGCCCGAGGCGGCGGGGGAGGCGGCATGA
- a CDS encoding rRNA methyltransferase, whose amino-acid sequence MPYRFATERTDDSDLASGVVLHSAPGYPAYPARLAVEIFCRALAHTGTGQPVTLWDPCCGSGHLATVLGWLERPAIGQIVCSDVDTEAITLARKNLALLTEEGLAARERERLEQSERFGKPAYQEAAAATRRRAVRLAADGGSLPWRAAQADAFDPAALRDLLADTAPDLVITDVPYGERTHWGGGAPEQPIPALLRSLAAVLPPHAVVAVSNRGRKIPVAPLRPLERLKIGTRSVVLLRAGDIGHEQQP is encoded by the coding sequence GTGCCCTACCGTTTTGCCACCGAGCGGACGGACGACTCCGACCTCGCGTCCGGGGTCGTACTGCACTCGGCACCCGGCTACCCCGCCTACCCGGCCCGCCTGGCGGTCGAGATCTTCTGCCGGGCCCTGGCGCACACCGGCACCGGCCAGCCCGTCACCCTGTGGGACCCCTGCTGCGGCAGCGGCCATCTCGCGACCGTCCTCGGCTGGCTGGAGCGCCCCGCCATCGGGCAGATCGTCTGCAGCGACGTCGACACCGAGGCGATCACCCTGGCCCGCAAGAACCTGGCCCTGCTGACCGAGGAGGGCCTCGCCGCACGCGAGCGCGAACGCCTCGAACAGAGCGAGCGGTTCGGCAAACCCGCCTACCAGGAGGCCGCGGCCGCCACCCGCCGCCGCGCCGTCCGGCTCGCGGCCGACGGCGGAAGCCTGCCCTGGCGTGCCGCACAGGCCGACGCCTTCGACCCCGCCGCCCTGCGCGACCTGCTCGCGGACACCGCCCCCGACCTGGTGATCACCGACGTCCCCTACGGCGAACGCACCCACTGGGGCGGCGGTGCCCCCGAGCAGCCCATCCCGGCCCTGCTGCGCTCCCTCGCCGCCGTACTGCCCCCGCACGCGGTCGTGGCCGTCAGCAACCGCGGCCGGAAGATCCCGGTGGCCCCGCTGCGCCCCCTGGAACGCCTGAAGATCGGCACTCGCTCGGTGGTGCTGCTCCGCGCCGGCGACATCGGCCACGAGCAGCAGCCGTAA
- a CDS encoding TrmH family RNA methyltransferase — MPAGRRITSRNAQFQQWQALLANRKKRQRAGEFLVQGVRPISLAVEHGWPVHTLIHDDRRGLSRWAGELLDTVPAERIAMAPELLADLGEKNEAAPELVAVVGMPADDLQRIPVEDDFLGVLFDRPTSPGNIGSIIRSADAFGAHGLIVSGHAADVYDPKSVRASTGSLFALPAVRVPSPREVADWLQAQRAQGKPVLMVGTDEHGEKNVFDFDLTQPVLLLIGNETSGLSGAWRELCDHTVSIPIAGAASSLNAANAATTVLYEASRQRIAAKAQVSGV; from the coding sequence GTGCCTGCGGGCCGACGAATCACCTCGCGCAACGCCCAGTTCCAGCAGTGGCAGGCGCTGCTCGCCAACCGCAAGAAGCGCCAGCGCGCGGGGGAGTTCCTGGTACAGGGAGTACGTCCCATCTCGCTCGCCGTCGAACACGGCTGGCCCGTACACACACTGATCCACGACGACCGGCGGGGGCTCTCGCGCTGGGCCGGGGAACTCCTCGACACCGTCCCCGCCGAGCGCATCGCCATGGCCCCGGAGCTGCTCGCCGACCTCGGCGAGAAGAACGAGGCCGCCCCCGAGCTCGTCGCCGTCGTGGGCATGCCCGCCGACGACCTCCAGCGCATCCCGGTCGAGGACGACTTCCTCGGCGTCCTCTTCGACCGGCCCACGAGCCCCGGCAACATCGGCAGCATCATCCGCTCGGCGGACGCCTTCGGTGCCCACGGCCTGATCGTCTCCGGGCACGCCGCCGACGTCTACGACCCCAAGTCGGTCCGTGCCAGTACCGGTTCGCTCTTCGCCCTGCCCGCGGTCCGTGTGCCCTCCCCCCGCGAGGTCGCCGACTGGCTCCAGGCCCAGCGCGCCCAGGGCAAGCCGGTCCTCATGGTCGGCACCGACGAACACGGCGAGAAGAACGTCTTCGACTTCGACCTCACCCAGCCGGTCCTGCTGCTCATCGGCAACGAGACCAGCGGCCTGAGCGGCGCCTGGCGCGAGCTGTGCGACCACACGGTGAGCATCCCCATCGCGGGAGCGGCCAGCTCGCTGAACGCGGCCAACGCCGCCACCACCGTCCTGTACGAGGCCTCCCGCCAGCGCATCGCGGCAAAAGCCCAGGTCAGTGGGGTTTGA
- a CDS encoding PIN domain-containing protein, protein MNLTAVLDHTALTALYRADPFFTGLYIEASRGTGRVIVPSLSVLAAERRLPGAGRHAASLRFAEHTPFTTAHAADAMEWKDVDWPVAHAAAIAWQTLRAGDPATVLSLEPALYPPTGITPLNPA, encoded by the coding sequence ATGAACCTGACGGCCGTCCTGGACCACACCGCCCTGACCGCCCTGTACCGCGCGGACCCGTTCTTCACCGGTCTCTACATCGAGGCCTCACGCGGCACCGGCCGCGTCATCGTCCCGTCCCTGTCCGTCCTGGCCGCCGAACGCCGGCTCCCCGGCGCGGGCCGGCATGCCGCGTCCCTGCGCTTCGCGGAGCACACCCCGTTCACCACGGCGCACGCGGCGGACGCGATGGAGTGGAAGGACGTGGACTGGCCGGTGGCCCACGCGGCGGCGATCGCCTGGCAGACCCTGAGGGCCGGGGACCCGGCGACGGTCCTGTCCCTGGAACCTGCCCTGTACCCGCCCACCGGCATCACCCCGCTGAACCCCGCCTGA
- a CDS encoding glucose-1-phosphate thymidylyltransferase — MKALVLSGGTGTRLRPLTHTSAKQLVPVANKPVLFYGLESIAAAGITEVGVVTGDTEDEVRATVGDGSEFGIRVTYLRQEQPLGLAHAVLTAREWLGDEDFVMFLGDNFLIDGITSVVEEFSASRPDAHILLTKVANPSAFGVAEVAADGTVVRLEEKPEAPRSDLAVVGIYLFTSAVHEAIDRITPSARGELEITDAIQWLIDRDFTVRSTLMEGYWKDTGTVEDLLEVNRIVLERLRSRTDGRVDEASELVGRVSVGRNTEIRNSRIIGPVVIGDGARIHGSTIGPFTSVADDCAIIDSGIEYSIVLEDSRIEGVRGVEASLIGRSVRVTGAPRTPRTHRLVLGDHSTARISA, encoded by the coding sequence GTGAAGGCACTCGTCCTGTCAGGGGGCACCGGCACCCGGTTGCGACCCCTGACGCACACCTCCGCCAAGCAACTGGTACCGGTGGCCAACAAACCCGTGCTGTTCTACGGGCTGGAATCCATCGCGGCGGCCGGCATCACCGAGGTCGGCGTGGTGACCGGCGACACCGAGGACGAGGTGCGGGCGACCGTCGGGGACGGCTCGGAGTTCGGGATCCGCGTGACCTATCTGCGGCAGGAACAGCCGCTCGGACTCGCGCACGCGGTGCTGACGGCCCGCGAGTGGCTGGGGGACGAGGACTTCGTCATGTTCCTCGGCGACAACTTCCTGATCGACGGGATCACCTCGGTGGTCGAGGAGTTCTCCGCGTCCCGGCCCGACGCGCACATCCTGCTGACCAAGGTCGCCAACCCGTCGGCGTTCGGCGTGGCCGAGGTCGCCGCGGACGGCACGGTCGTACGACTGGAGGAGAAGCCCGAGGCGCCCCGCAGCGACCTCGCCGTGGTCGGGATCTACCTCTTCACCTCCGCCGTCCACGAGGCCATAGACCGCATCACCCCGTCCGCGCGGGGCGAGTTGGAGATCACCGACGCGATCCAGTGGCTGATCGACCGGGACTTCACGGTGCGCTCCACCCTCATGGAGGGCTACTGGAAGGACACCGGGACGGTGGAGGACCTGCTGGAGGTCAACCGGATCGTGCTGGAACGGCTGCGCTCGCGCACGGACGGACGGGTGGACGAGGCCAGCGAGCTGGTCGGACGGGTCAGCGTGGGCCGGAACACGGAGATCCGCAACTCGCGGATCATCGGCCCGGTCGTCATCGGCGACGGCGCGCGCATCCACGGCTCGACGATCGGACCGTTCACCTCGGTCGCCGACGACTGCGCCATCATCGACAGCGGCATCGAGTACTCGATCGTGCTGGAGGACTCCCGGATCGAGGGCGTGCGCGGCGTGGAGGCCTCGCTCATCGGCCGCAGCGTACGGGTCACCGGCGCGCCCCGGACCCCGCGGACGCACCGGCTGGTCCTGGGCGACCACAGCACGGCCCGGATTAGCGCATGA
- the rfbB gene encoding dTDP-glucose 4,6-dehydratase: MKALVTGAAGFIGSHFVRMLLDPAQDGERHTVTAVDSLTYAGNRENLAPVRDHPGLRFEQADVRDAALLDRLVAGHDTVVHFAAESHVDRSIDGARDFVLTNVLGTQSVLDAALRHGARVVYVSTDEVYGSIATGSWPEEHPLRPNSPYAASKASGDLLAQAYHRTHGLDVRITRCSNNYGPYQYPEKIIPLFVTNLLRGLTVPLYGDGMNARDWLHVDDHCRGILLALRHGRPGEVYNIGGGTELTNRELTDLLLKACGAGPERIEYVADRKGHDRRYSVDWSKARRELGYEPRRDFTAGLAETVRWYRENSTWWEPLLRRPAR, from the coding sequence ATGAAGGCCCTGGTCACCGGCGCGGCCGGATTCATCGGTTCGCACTTCGTGCGGATGCTCCTCGACCCGGCGCAGGACGGCGAGCGGCACACCGTCACCGCGGTCGACAGCCTCACCTACGCGGGCAACCGGGAGAACCTCGCCCCGGTCCGTGACCACCCGGGGCTGCGCTTCGAGCAGGCCGACGTCAGGGACGCCGCGCTGCTGGACCGGCTCGTCGCGGGCCACGACACGGTCGTGCACTTCGCCGCGGAGTCCCACGTGGACCGCTCCATCGACGGAGCCCGGGACTTCGTGCTGACCAACGTCCTGGGCACGCAGTCGGTGCTGGACGCCGCGCTGCGCCACGGTGCGCGGGTGGTGTACGTCTCGACCGACGAGGTCTACGGCTCGATCGCCACCGGGTCGTGGCCGGAGGAGCACCCGCTGCGGCCCAACTCGCCGTACGCCGCGTCCAAGGCGTCCGGTGATCTGCTGGCCCAGGCCTACCACCGCACGCACGGGCTGGACGTCCGGATCACCCGCTGCTCGAACAACTACGGCCCGTACCAGTACCCCGAGAAGATCATCCCGCTGTTCGTCACCAACCTGCTGCGCGGACTGACGGTCCCGCTGTACGGCGACGGGATGAACGCGCGCGACTGGCTGCACGTCGACGACCACTGCCGGGGCATCCTGCTGGCCCTGCGGCACGGCCGGCCCGGTGAGGTCTACAACATCGGCGGCGGCACGGAACTGACGAACCGGGAGCTGACCGACCTGCTGCTGAAGGCCTGCGGGGCGGGGCCGGAGCGCATCGAGTACGTCGCCGACCGCAAGGGGCACGACCGGCGTTACTCGGTCGACTGGAGCAAGGCCCGGCGCGAACTGGGCTACGAGCCGCGCCGTGACTTCACCGCCGGTCTCGCCGAGACGGTGCGGTGGTATCGGGAGAACAGCACCTGGTGGGAGCCCCTGCTGCGGCGTCCGGCCAGGTGA
- a CDS encoding SDR family oxidoreductase, translated as MPGGLPVAMTSAKAALTALGKSLAEEFGPRGVRVNTVSPGLVRTSVYQNPDGQVSRWAAAAGMGLAEFVQQMVTAQNVTTGRMAEPKKWRP; from the coding sequence ATGCCCGGGGGTCTCCCGGTCGCCATGACCTCGGCCAAGGCGGCGCTCACCGCGCTCGGCAAGTCCCTGGCCGAGGAGTTCGGTCCCCGAGGCGTACGCGTGAACACCGTCTCCCCCGGCTTGGTCCGCACCTCCGTCTATCAGAACCCCGACGGCCAGGTCAGCCGGTGGGCTGCCGCGGCCGGCATGGGCCTTGCCGAATTCGTCCAGCAGATGGTGACGGCCCAGAACGTCACGACCGGCCGCATGGCCGAGCCGAAGAAGTGGCGGCCCTGA
- a CDS encoding GbsR/MarR family transcriptional regulator, producing the protein MPGGRLTQPERQQIALGLADGLAYAEIARRLDRPTSTVTREVMRNGGPTAYRADLAHRATERRAHRRRQAAPRDAATPPQAHGRDAEAVREYEETLTTVFMQSGTPKMMARVMASLCISDAGSLTASELVQRLQVSPASISKAIAFLESQDLVRRDRDERRRERYSIDDDVWYQSMMASVRSTAQVAETARQGIDILVAGTPAATRLENIARFLDFVSESLARAADQAREVLHTKPATTPDDTDRPHPDHA; encoded by the coding sequence ATGCCAGGAGGCAGGCTCACCCAGCCCGAACGTCAGCAGATCGCGCTGGGCCTGGCCGACGGCCTCGCCTACGCGGAGATCGCCCGACGCCTCGACCGCCCCACCTCGACCGTCACGCGCGAGGTCATGCGCAACGGCGGTCCCACCGCCTACCGCGCCGACCTCGCCCACCGCGCCACCGAACGCCGTGCCCACCGGCGCAGGCAGGCCGCGCCCCGTGATGCGGCGACGCCCCCGCAGGCCCACGGACGCGACGCCGAAGCGGTACGCGAGTACGAGGAGACGCTCACCACCGTCTTCATGCAGTCGGGCACGCCCAAGATGATGGCCCGGGTGATGGCCAGCCTCTGCATCAGCGACGCGGGCAGCCTCACGGCATCCGAACTCGTCCAGCGCCTCCAGGTCAGCCCGGCGTCCATCTCCAAGGCGATCGCCTTCCTGGAGAGCCAGGACCTGGTCCGCCGGGACCGCGACGAACGCCGCCGCGAGCGCTACTCCATCGACGACGACGTCTGGTACCAGTCCATGATGGCCAGCGTCCGCTCCACCGCCCAGGTCGCCGAGACCGCACGCCAGGGCATCGACATCCTCGTGGCCGGCACCCCGGCCGCCACCCGCCTGGAGAACATCGCCCGGTTCCTCGACTTCGTCTCCGAGAGTCTCGCCCGCGCCGCGGACCAGGCCCGCGAAGTCCTCCACACCAAGCCCGCAACCACCCCCGACGACACCGACCGGCCGCATCCGGACCACGCATAG
- a CDS encoding DUF4097 family beta strand repeat-containing protein: MQKFATPAPITVVLDIPAGRVQLFAADRADTSVEVLPANPAKSRDVKAAEQTTVAYADGVLRIGTAEPKNQLFGPSGSLEVSVKLPAGSRVEARTAACELRGVGRLGDVEFDGAYRQIKLDETASLRLTATDGDVEVGRLGGPAQISTARGDIRIAEAVRGTVVLRTQSGDITVGAAAGVSAALDAGTSYGRISNALKNDGTAELDIRATTSHGDITARSL; encoded by the coding sequence ATGCAGAAGTTCGCCACCCCCGCCCCGATCACCGTCGTCCTGGACATCCCCGCCGGACGCGTCCAGCTCTTCGCCGCCGACCGTGCCGACACCAGCGTCGAGGTCCTGCCCGCCAACCCCGCGAAGAGCCGCGACGTGAAGGCTGCCGAGCAGACCACCGTCGCCTACGCCGACGGCGTCCTGCGGATCGGCACCGCCGAGCCCAAGAACCAGCTCTTCGGCCCTTCCGGATCCCTGGAGGTCAGCGTCAAGCTGCCGGCCGGCTCCCGCGTCGAGGCCAGGACCGCCGCCTGTGAGCTCCGCGGTGTCGGCCGCCTGGGCGACGTCGAATTCGACGGCGCGTACCGCCAGATCAAGCTGGACGAGACCGCGAGTCTGCGCCTGACCGCGACCGACGGCGACGTCGAGGTCGGCCGGCTGGGCGGCCCCGCGCAGATCAGCACCGCACGGGGCGACATCCGCATCGCCGAGGCCGTACGCGGCACGGTCGTCCTGCGCACCCAGTCCGGCGACATCACGGTCGGCGCCGCCGCCGGCGTCTCCGCCGCCCTGGACGCCGGCACCTCCTACGGCCGCATCAGCAACGCCCTGAAGAACGACGGCACCGCCGAGCTCGACATCCGCGCCACCACCTCCCACGGCGACATCACCGCCCGCAGCCTGTGA